TATCAGCTATGGATACTACTTAATTACTAGTCAAACTGACTCTTTTTTTTGGCTAATTTGAAGAGTAAACAGAGAGTTAGACTGTTGCAAAAACAAGCTAATGATGCAATTGGGATAGTTGAGTTTTGAGTGAGAAATAGAGTTTATCCCCTCATGCTGGTGACTAAGATTTATTTGTTTGCAATTATGGGTATGTTTAATTAGTAAAATTACTGAATATTTTTCAATAAATTACACCTTAATTTTTTATTACTTTTCCTACTTTTCTTACTTTACAAATCATCATGAAAAAGGTAATCAATACTGTAGGATTTACGCATTGAAAAAACATGACATAGATGTATAATCAGCCCCACTGTTTTCAATACTGTTAATAGTTATGCTAGAAATAGCAGTCAATTTATAAAATCATTTTTGTTAACTGACTTTCAGAATTCATGACTCCATAAAACTCTTAACAAGCACATTTTAAAACCCTTATACAGTGGGGCTTTTATAAATATCGTAAAAATGTGCTTGTTTCATATTTTGCTGGCGCGTACTCGCGCTAGTCGGAGGATCATATCAGGCTAATTACTTGATATCTGCCAAAGACTGTTTCTAGTGGACTTTCTTCAGTTAAAAAAAATAGTACAAATGAAATGAATTTTTAGATTTAAAATTCTTTGTTTGCTGATTTTGAAGCAAATATCTTACGTGTTTAGTGTTTTCCTAAACTAATTTTTATAAGGCTTTTGTTTTGTTTGCAAATAATCATCGTATAATTGTTAAATCTTAAAATATCTATATTTAAAAAATGTAGAAAATTGAGGTTATTTCAGTAATTTCACCCATGATACTTAAGTAACAGATGCGGTAAAAGGATTGTAATCTCATTCATTCAAAACTTCAACCCCAAAATAGTAGATTGAAAATCAACTTATTTAGACGAGACAGAGACCAAGCGAATACGGCGAAGCGTCAATTGCTCAAGGCACTCCGTCGGCGTGATCGAGCTGCTATTAATACTTTGATTGTACGGTGGCAAAAAATTATAGGGGAAAAAAAGTTAACAGATTTGATACTTAAAGAGGTCATGCTTGAATGTGATTCTGATAGTCACCATTGGTTTTTTGCAACTTTTTTTGGTGAATCAAAGTATCAAGAAATACAGGATAAATCGCAAAATAATGTTTTTCGCATTCTAGTGAATACGGGTTTGGAACCAGGCAAAGATTTCAGCTTGGGCATAGATGGCAACATGATTATCAGCGATCGCGCTAAGCAAACTTTACTCAACCAACTACCACTGAAACATCAGAAATTGTTGGAAGCACAGTTGCAATCTCTCCCAGTCAAAGATCCAATTATCGCCATCGAAAAACAGTTAGGATGTGCATTTTTTACAAATTTAACCTTGATTGCGTCCCAAAAAGTACGGTTACTGAGTAATTCTCAAGCAGCTGCTTATCTGGGAGTACTGCTAGCTGGTTTGGTAAAGCGTCATCCTGCACTTCAAGATGTAGACTTCCCTACAAGATTTATTTTTAGCGTTCTCCAAGGGTTGCCACAAGAACGAGCAACGGCAATCATGAATGATGAACAAACAGATCCTCAGTTTGATGAAAGTATCATCTACCAGGATTTAATAGCATCATTGGAAGAACACAAATCCCATAGCCTAGCCGAAGGAAAAAATTTTATTAATTATGATCATCTCACAAAACTGGATTTAGTCTGGTATGGGGAGCGTCGGATTTCAGAAATAGTGGCAATGATTGAAGACTGGCATCAAAATAACAGATAGGGAGATGAGGGGGATGGGGAGATGAGGGGGATGGGGAGATGAGGGGGATGGGGAGATGAGGGGGATGGGGAGACAAATCAATTCAAAATTGGCTCAAAAGACTTACCTAAGCAATAGCCAAAACCTTTATTTTCATGTAGTGGCAATTTATGAATTGCCTAAAGTTCGGTGTAGGTTTGCGTAAGTCCTATTAGCTAGGACTTACGCACTTTTGTTTGTTGAAAGTTAAACTACGCTCTTACTACGAATTTCTCGCTACCAGCAAGCCCAAAGGCAGCATGAATGACTTGCAAAGCCTTAACACCTTGCTCTTGTACGACTACACAGCTTATTTTAATTTCTGAGGTAGCAATCATTTGAATATTGATTTGGTGTTGAGCTAGCGCTTCAAACATTTTTGCGGCAACACCTGGCTGTCCTACCATGCCTGCACCAACAATACTCACCTTAGCGATCGCACAGTCTAGCACAACTTCACCCCATCCTAATTCTGCTGCCACTTGGGTGAGGATTTTTTGTGTAGTTTCCCCATCCATTTGGCAGACTGTAAAGGCAATATCCCGTCTGGGAACATTATCAATTACCCGACAGCGCTGAGATTGGATAATCATGTCAACGCTGATGTTATGTTGTGCCAATAATCCAAACAGCTGCGCCGCCATTCCTGGCCGATCTGGTACTTGGCGGATAGCAAGACGTGCTTGGTTAATGTCTAGGGCAATGCCACGGACTAGGGGAGATGAGGGGGATGAGGGGGATGAGGGAGATGAGGGGGATGAGGGGGATGAGGGAGATGAGGGGGATAAGAGAATTAATTTTTCTCCCCTTGCTTCCCCTGCTTCCCCTGCTCCCCTGCTCAATAGCTCAATAGCTCCCCTGCTCAATAGCTCCCCTGTTTCGATCTCAAAGGCAGTGCGAAGTGCAGTCACGGCGCGATCGCAGTCTGCTGCATCTACTACGCAACTGACTTTGACTTCGCTGGTAGAAATCATCTCGATGTTCACTTTTGCTTGTGCTAGGGTGGCGAACATCTTGGCAGCAACGCCAGGACGGCCTATCATGCCTGCACCAACAATGCTGACTTTGGCAATATTTCGTTCTACCATCACCTCTGCTTCTTCAGATTTGGGGTTAGATTGGCTTCTGAGTGCTGGGGCGATGGCGGCTGCCACTGCTTCTGCCCGCTTTAATATTGGTGTTGACACGGTAAAAGCAATGTCATTACTATTACCTTCATGAATTGACTGAATAATCAAATCCACGTCTACATTTTGCCGGGCAATTTCGCCAAATAATTTGGCTGCCACACCTGGTTTATCTGGTACGCGTAATAAAGCAACCTTTGCCTGGTCTGTGTCAAATTCTACATGATCAACCGGACGGGCAATTTCTAAATTAATTAGCGATCGCTCTTGGACTTTGGCTGATGTCACCCAGGTACCTGGGTCATCTGTCCAGCTAGACCTGACTACTAGGGGTACACCATAGTTACGAGCAATTTCTACAGCGCGGGGATGCAGCACTTTCGCCCCTAAGCTGGCTAATTCCAGCATTTCATCGCAGGTAATTGCATCCATCAACTGGGCTTCGGGAACTAGACGCGGGTCTGTAGTTAAAATCCCTGGCACGTCTGTATATATTTCACAAAAACTCGCTTTTAAAGCCGCTGCCAAAGCCACTGCTGAGGTATCAGAACCACCACGTCCGAGAGTGGTGATTTCCATTTCTCCGACGCTGGATATGCCTTGAAAACCAGCAACCACAACAACTTTCCCATTTTCGATATGGCGGCTGAGGCGATTGGTTTTAATATCTAAAATTCGAGCGCGGGTGTGTTCTGCTTCGGTAACAATTCCAACTTGAGCGCCAGTCATAGAAATTGCTGGTTGTCCGAGTTCTTGTAATGCCATGCTGAGTAAAGCAATGGTGACTTGTTCACCAGTGGAAAGCAGCATATCCATTTCTCGGCGGTTAGGGTTTGGAGAAATTTCCGCAGCGAGTTTGACGAGTCCATCGGTGGTTTTGCCCATTGCAGAAACCACTACAACTAGTGAGTTTCCAGCTTTAACAGTTTTATAAACACGCTGTGCGACAGCTTGTATGCGTTCGACTGAACCGACAGATGTACCACCGTATTTTTGAACTATGAGCGCCATAACTTTTATTTAATCAATGTGCTTGCTTTGATCAACACCCGCGCCGGATTAGGAAGCTTTGAAAGCATTAATAGATATTTAGTTTACTAATTTATCAGAATCAGTTGACACAAAAAATCTGAAATTGAGGTTTCATATCATGTCCGGGTAATTAGTTATGTTTCCCACAGTCGTTAAACCCCACCCCCAACCCCTAAGAGTCAACGGGGAACTCGGGGCCCCCTCTGGGGATTAGGGGCAGGGATGCAAAGCATAGCTTTGGTGGGGTGGGGTTCTTCGAGTGTCATAAGCAATCAAGCGGACATGAAATCATGGGTGATTTTTTGCGTATTGTATCTGATTTCATATACTGCTACTAAGTAGCAAGGGTAAGAATTAGTGTACTCCCGGCTGAGTCAGTTGAGGATATCTTGCTAATTATACTCACGCTATTAGGAAGCGATCGCTGTACGCAACTGGCACACATATTTTCTGCGATGGCAGTACTGAGTCAATAGTCAAGGGTAAAAAGTCAAGGTTTTTGGACTTTTGACTCTTGACTTTGGACGATTTTTGTCCTAAATATATGACAATGCGCGTAAGTCCTAAATTACGTAATACTTAAATTGACAAATATGTAGTATTTTCGGCAAAAGTGTCAGTACTCGTCTGTAAATCCCCAAACTGGAAATCAAAGAATAGCTCAAATTGGTTTGTGGGAGATGTTTTCTAAAACAAATCAAAGGATGGCCAATTGGTGACTTTGCTTCTAATTTTCCACATGAGTTGGTCGAGGTCGCCACTGAAGTCTGATTTTGGGCTGCGGGTGTTAACTAACACTGCCCAAGAAAAACCATCACTAGTATTGACAAGAAATGCTTGTTCTCCTGGTAAGCTGCCGTTGTGCCAATGGTTATTAGCTAAGTTTACAGCCCATCCCTTGGCGTAACCAGAGTTAACACTTGAGCCTTGATACATAGTTGCGATCGCACTAGCACCAAGAATATCAGGTTTGGGATTTAAGCCATCTACCCGCACGGACAAACGCACTAAATCAATCGGTTTGGCAATCCAACCGCCGTGAGCATCCATGCGTGCTACTTTCATACCGTAGGGGCCTTCGCCACCTTGACCGTAATAGGTAACTTCGTTGGCTTTTTTCTCGGCTAGGGTGTCGCCACTAATTTCCATATTGGTGACACCGGATGGTTTGAGGATATTAGTTTTTACGTAATTTTCGTAGGTTTGTCCTGTCACCTTTTCAATTACTCGCCCCAAAACACAGAAACCGAAATTAGAGTAAGCATATTTAGTTCCCGGTGCGTTATCTAAGGGACGGTTATCTAATACCCAACTGATTAATTGGGTATGATTCATTGAAGGATTAGAAAACATCGGGTCATTGCTAC
Above is a window of Nostoc sp. UHCC 0702 DNA encoding:
- a CDS encoding aspartate kinase — protein: MALIVQKYGGTSVGSVERIQAVAQRVYKTVKAGNSLVVVVSAMGKTTDGLVKLAAEISPNPNRREMDMLLSTGEQVTIALLSMALQELGQPAISMTGAQVGIVTEAEHTRARILDIKTNRLSRHIENGKVVVVAGFQGISSVGEMEITTLGRGGSDTSAVALAAALKASFCEIYTDVPGILTTDPRLVPEAQLMDAITCDEMLELASLGAKVLHPRAVEIARNYGVPLVVRSSWTDDPGTWVTSAKVQERSLINLEIARPVDHVEFDTDQAKVALLRVPDKPGVAAKLFGEIARQNVDVDLIIQSIHEGNSNDIAFTVSTPILKRAEAVAAAIAPALRSQSNPKSEEAEVMVERNIAKVSIVGAGMIGRPGVAAKMFATLAQAKVNIEMISTSEVKVSCVVDAADCDRAVTALRTAFEIETGELLSRGAIELLSRGAGEAGEARGEKLILLSPSSPSSPSSPSSPSSPSSPSSPLVRGIALDINQARLAIRQVPDRPGMAAQLFGLLAQHNISVDMIIQSQRCRVIDNVPRRDIAFTVCQMDGETTQKILTQVAAELGWGEVVLDCAIAKVSIVGAGMVGQPGVAAKMFEALAQHQINIQMIATSEIKISCVVVQEQGVKALQVIHAAFGLAGSEKFVVRA